From one Budorcas taxicolor isolate Tak-1 chromosome 21, Takin1.1, whole genome shotgun sequence genomic stretch:
- the CKMT1A gene encoding creatine kinase U-type, mitochondrial: MAGPFSRLLSARPGLRLLALAGAGSLAAGFLLRSEPVRAASERRRLYPPSAEYPDLRKHNNCMASHLTPAVYARLCDKTTPTGWTLDQCIQTGVDNPGHPFIKTVGMVAGDEETYEVFAELFDPVIQERHNGYDPRTMKHTTDLDASKIRSGYFDERYVLSSRVRTGRSIRGLSLPPACTRAERREVERVVVDALSGLKGDLAGRYYRLSEMTEAEQQQLIDDHFLFDKPVSPLLTAAGMARDWPDARGIWHNNEKSFLIWVNEEDHTRVISMEKGGNMKKVFERFCRGLKEVERLIQERGWEFMWNERLGYILTCPSNLGTGLRAGVHIKLPLLSKDSRFPKILENLRLQKRGTGGVDTAATGSVFDISNLDRLGKSEVELVQLVIDGVNYLIDCERRLERGQDIRIPPPLPNKH, from the exons ATGGCTGGTCCCTTCTCTCGTCTGCTGTCTGCCCGCCCCGGGCTCAGGCTCCTGGCTTTGGCTGGAGCTGGGTCTCTCGCCGCTGGGTTTCTGCTCCGATCGGAACCTGTTCGAGCCGCCAGTGAACGAAGGAGGCTGTATCCCCCGAG TGCTGAGTACCCAGACCTCCGAAAGCACAACAACTGCATGGCCAGTCACCTGACCCCAGCAGTCTATGCCCGGCTCTGCGACAAGACCACACCCACTGGCTGGACGCTAGATCAGTGTATCCAGACTGGCGTGGACAACCCTGGCCACCCCTTCATCAAGACTGTGGGCATGGTAGCTGGTGATGAGGAGACCTATGAG GTATTTGCTGAGCTGTTTGACCCTGTGATCCAAGAGCGACACAATGGGTATGACCCCCGAACGATGAAACATACCACCGACCTGGATGCCAGCAAG ATCCGTTCTGGCTACTTTGATGAGAGGTATGTATTGTCCTCGAGAGTCAGAACTGGTCGAAGTATCCGGGGACTCAGCCTGCCTCCAGCCTGTACTCGGGCAGAGCGACGAGAAGTGGAACGTGTCGTCGTGGATGCACTAAGTGGCCTGAAGGGTGACCTGGCTGGACGCTACTATCGGCTCAGtgagatgacagaggctgagcagcagcagctaattGAT GACCACTTCCTGTTTGATAAGCCTGTATCCCCATTATTGACCGCAGCAGGAATGGCTCGAGACTGGCCGGATGCGCGTGGAATCTG gcACAACAATGAAAAGAGCTTCTTGATCTGGGTGAATGAGGAGGATCATACACGGGTCATCTCCATGGAGAAGGGTGGCAACATGAAGAAAGTGTTTGAAAGATTCTGCCGAGGCCTCAAAGAG GTGGAGCGGCTGATCCAGGAGCGTGGCTGGGAGTTCATGTGGAATGAGCGTCTGGGATACATCTTGACCTGTCCGTCTAACCTGGGCACCGGACTTCGTGCAGGAGTGCACATCAAACTGCCCCTGCTGAGCAAA GATAGCCGCTTCCCAAAGATCCTCGAGAACCTTAGACTCCAAAAACGTGGAACTGGAGGAGTAGACACAGCTGCCACAGGCAGTGtctttgatatctctaatttggACCGACTGGGCAAGTCAGAG GTGGAGCTGGTGCAGCTGGTCATCGATGGAGTAAACTACCTGATTGACTGTGAACGGCGTCTGGAGAGAGGCCAGGATATCCGCATCCCTCCACCTCTCCCCAACAAGCATTAA